A region from the Halosolutus gelatinilyticus genome encodes:
- a CDS encoding amidohydrolase, with protein sequence MTAADLVSLRRDLHRKPEPAWREFYTTARIVEELETRLDLDALYVGPDAIATDERMGVPDDAELAAWYDRAREAGVDEDVLADLEGGRTGAVAVLERGEGPTVGLRVDIDGLPRPESDDREHVPAAEGFRSEHEGAMHACGHDAHATIGIGVLERIARGDFSGTLKVFFQPAEEVIGGGKSMAKSEHIADVDYLLALHVGLDHPTGEIVAGIDGFLAVRHLDATIAGESAHAGGHPEQGRNAAQAMATAVQNLYGIPRHNDGATRVNAGVIEAGSASNVIPEDAYMQIEVRGETTDLMEYMTEKAERVLRSAAEMHDCEVEIEVGAEAPSARSDDDLVSIVADAAGETPGVETVIERDALGGSEDATYLMQEVQRNGGLACYVGVGTDHPGGHHTATFDVDEASIGHGIETLTGAIERIGRDRP encoded by the coding sequence ATGACCGCAGCCGACCTCGTTTCGTTGCGCCGAGATCTGCACCGGAAACCGGAACCCGCGTGGCGGGAGTTCTACACCACCGCCCGGATCGTCGAGGAACTCGAAACCCGCCTCGACCTCGACGCCCTCTACGTCGGGCCGGACGCGATCGCCACCGACGAGCGGATGGGCGTTCCGGACGACGCCGAACTGGCGGCGTGGTACGACCGGGCCCGTGAAGCGGGCGTCGACGAGGACGTCCTGGCCGACCTCGAGGGCGGACGGACGGGCGCCGTCGCGGTCCTCGAGCGCGGTGAGGGGCCGACCGTGGGCCTCCGGGTCGACATCGATGGCCTCCCGCGTCCGGAGAGCGACGACCGCGAGCACGTCCCCGCGGCGGAAGGGTTCCGATCCGAACACGAGGGGGCGATGCATGCCTGCGGCCACGACGCCCACGCGACGATCGGGATCGGCGTCCTGGAGCGAATCGCGAGGGGCGACTTTTCGGGGACGCTGAAGGTGTTCTTCCAGCCCGCCGAGGAGGTCATCGGCGGCGGGAAGTCGATGGCGAAAAGCGAGCACATCGCGGACGTGGACTACCTCCTGGCCCTCCACGTCGGCCTCGACCACCCGACCGGCGAGATCGTCGCTGGAATCGACGGCTTCCTCGCCGTTCGCCACCTCGACGCGACGATCGCGGGCGAGTCGGCCCACGCGGGCGGCCACCCCGAACAGGGCCGCAACGCGGCTCAGGCCATGGCGACGGCAGTCCAGAACCTCTACGGCATCCCCCGTCACAACGACGGCGCGACGCGGGTCAACGCGGGCGTCATCGAAGCCGGGAGCGCGTCGAACGTCATCCCGGAGGACGCGTACATGCAGATCGAGGTCCGCGGCGAGACGACCGACCTGATGGAGTACATGACCGAGAAGGCCGAGCGCGTCCTCCGTAGCGCCGCCGAGATGCATGACTGCGAGGTCGAGATCGAAGTCGGCGCGGAGGCCCCGAGCGCGAGAAGCGACGACGACCTCGTCTCGATCGTCGCCGATGCGGCGGGCGAGACGCCGGGGGTCGAAACCGTCATCGAACGCGACGCCCTCGGCGGCAGCGAGGACGCAACCTACCTGATGCAGGAGGTGCAGCGAAACGGCGGGCTGGCGTGCTACGTCGGCGTCGGCACCGATCACCCCGGCGGCCACCACACCGCGACGTTCGACGTCGACGAGGCGAGCATCGGCCACGGCATCGAGACGCTCACCGGCGCGATCGAACGGATCGGTCGCGATCGGCCCTGA
- a CDS encoding nascent polypeptide-associated complex protein — protein sequence MFGGGGGLNPRKMEQMMKQMGIDVDEIDAEEVIIRTEEYDLVFSDADVTKMDARGQETYQVIGSPEKVESGAAGAGGDAGADAGAGADAGSEIPDDDVELVAARTGVSEDEAREALEANDGDLAAAVESLE from the coding sequence ATGTTTGGAGGAGGCGGCGGACTCAATCCGCGCAAGATGGAACAGATGATGAAGCAGATGGGGATCGACGTCGACGAGATCGACGCCGAGGAGGTCATCATCCGGACCGAGGAGTACGACCTCGTCTTCAGCGACGCCGACGTCACGAAGATGGACGCCCGCGGCCAGGAGACCTACCAGGTCATCGGCTCGCCCGAGAAGGTCGAATCCGGCGCGGCCGGTGCCGGCGGTGATGCCGGTGCGGACGCCGGCGCTGGCGCCGACGCGGGATCGGAGATTCCGGACGACGACGTCGAACTCGTCGCCGCGCGGACCGGCGTCAGCGAGGACGAGGCCCGCGAGGCGCTCGAGGCGAACGACGGCGACCTCGCCGCCGCGGTCGAATCGCTCGAGTGA
- a CDS encoding DUF5787 family protein yields the protein MGDSSEFGFELRTCRWVEREWPTAAEDDSDSTAIVVARQLGTKRRRWDTIVVECDREALERRARFGPERLDGDLLHVVRNAPAEWAFYRDALPHPGYPWRYVREAIHQADDRGVVETRRNGNRIEIRRKWSYPDWVDRIVAIENKPDLDRSAARALGSQLEHDVAMALADEVWVATRRTDERVEPILFEDLPVEAGVLALDPRDLDAEVVWHPRSLAVDDPGTRILERPAGGDRDGSAARFEYVDPDEKAETRLEIAERTYERGWRSFVETMRPDCRHFELRARAGEQLVPRCSVKDRSQTAAECSGSCPEFEPEPPAWRTRGWPIEGGPGKRCRRLLENRRRRRRPGL from the coding sequence ATGGGGGACTCGTCCGAGTTCGGCTTCGAACTTCGTACCTGCCGGTGGGTCGAGCGAGAGTGGCCGACGGCCGCCGAGGATGATTCGGATTCGACGGCGATCGTCGTCGCCCGCCAACTCGGGACGAAGCGGCGGCGCTGGGACACGATCGTCGTCGAGTGCGATCGCGAGGCGCTCGAACGCCGCGCCCGATTCGGACCGGAACGACTCGACGGCGACCTCCTCCACGTCGTTCGCAACGCCCCCGCAGAGTGGGCGTTCTACCGCGACGCGCTGCCGCACCCCGGCTACCCGTGGCGGTACGTCCGCGAGGCGATCCATCAGGCTGACGACCGCGGCGTCGTCGAGACCCGCCGGAACGGTAACCGGATCGAGATCCGTCGCAAGTGGTCCTACCCCGACTGGGTCGATCGGATCGTCGCGATCGAGAACAAGCCCGACCTGGATAGGAGCGCCGCGCGGGCGCTGGGGAGCCAACTCGAGCACGACGTCGCGATGGCGCTGGCCGACGAGGTCTGGGTCGCCACCCGGCGAACGGACGAGCGCGTCGAGCCGATCCTGTTCGAAGACCTGCCGGTCGAAGCCGGCGTGCTCGCACTCGATCCTCGGGACCTCGACGCCGAGGTGGTCTGGCACCCCCGATCGCTCGCCGTCGACGATCCCGGAACTCGGATCCTCGAACGCCCGGCCGGGGGTGATCGAGACGGCTCCGCGGCCCGATTCGAGTACGTCGATCCGGACGAAAAGGCAGAGACGAGGCTCGAAATCGCCGAACGGACCTACGAACGCGGCTGGCGATCGTTCGTCGAGACGATGCGCCCGGACTGTCGTCACTTCGAGTTGCGTGCCCGCGCCGGGGAGCAGCTCGTCCCCCGCTGTTCGGTCAAGGATCGATCGCAGACGGCCGCGGAGTGTTCCGGTTCCTGCCCCGAGTTCGAACCCGAACCGCCCGCGTGGCGCACGCGCGGCTGGCCGATCGAGGGCGGGCCGGGAAAACGGTGCCGACGGCTGCTCGAGAACCGTCGTCGCCGACGGCGGCCCGGGTTGTAG
- a CDS encoding methyltransferase domain-containing protein, whose protein sequence is MTDVSDPVLLVRGDREFLVEPGEEMGTDLGVLEVPVDVEPGDTIETHLGDEFRVRRLRGPDLFHHFERTGAPMVPRDVGLVIGETGVSRGDRVLDAGTGTGVLAASMARAGASVVTYEQNPDFAAVARENMALGGVSDDIEVRTGDVTDELEDLASSPDSFDVLTLDTADAPSIVARASDLLVDGGFVAVYSPFVESTREVVETAREVGLANVRTRETIQRELDVDDRGTRPSTAPVGHTGYLTLARNE, encoded by the coding sequence GTGACGGACGTGAGCGACCCCGTGCTCCTCGTTCGCGGCGATCGCGAGTTTCTCGTCGAACCGGGCGAGGAGATGGGGACCGACCTCGGCGTTCTGGAGGTGCCGGTGGACGTCGAACCCGGCGACACGATCGAGACCCACCTCGGCGACGAGTTTCGCGTGCGCCGGCTGCGCGGACCCGACCTGTTTCACCACTTCGAGCGGACGGGCGCGCCGATGGTCCCCCGCGACGTCGGCCTGGTGATCGGCGAGACCGGCGTCTCGCGCGGCGATCGAGTGCTCGACGCCGGCACCGGAACGGGCGTCCTCGCGGCGTCGATGGCCCGCGCCGGCGCGTCGGTCGTGACCTACGAGCAAAACCCCGACTTCGCCGCGGTCGCCCGCGAGAACATGGCCCTCGGCGGCGTTTCTGACGACATCGAGGTGCGAACGGGCGACGTCACGGACGAACTCGAGGACCTCGCGTCGTCCCCGGACTCGTTCGACGTGCTCACCCTGGACACCGCGGACGCGCCGTCGATCGTCGCCCGCGCGTCAGACCTGCTCGTCGACGGGGGCTTCGTCGCGGTCTACAGTCCGTTCGTCGAGTCGACTCGAGAGGTCGTCGAGACCGCCCGCGAGGTCGGACTGGCGAACGTTCGGACCCGGGAGACGATCCAGCGGGAGCTGGACGTCGACGATCGGGGCACCCGTCCGTCGACGGCACCCGTCGGACACACTGGATACTTGACGCTCGCTCGAAACGAATAA
- a CDS encoding geranylgeranyl reductase family protein — protein sequence MSTQEQSAAATPDRHSPDVVVVGAGTAGCYAAATVAREGYDVVIVERKSEEEAGHIACGDALKGADAFPESIPKSQIEPAFTNTDVDHGRFEIPQEDTVLEIPVPGELAVIDRWEYGRRIIEGAKDAGAELHYDTVVQNVTQDDGGRVTGVEAIHKGTPRTYEADIVVDAAGSLSVLQDKVDFAGSTFDTNVNYTHFCSAYREIVHVEEPVEWSDALVFKPTERAAGYLWYFPRTETEINAGLGFQMTEEPMKLVEDLKRDLESRAEFDGAEVEDKLGAALPTRRPYDSAVHPGYMAVGDAAGHVNPTTGGGIAGAAYAGKYAAEQAIEALESGDVSEATLWRYNERVMDHFGARYAALDIYNILSTAVDVDDLMGLLAAMPGEKLAEALYSGSASIGPKLAVESLMQSRGYWGTIWTLFKTKRRADELLDLYENYPSHPGALENWQRRRDDLMEAVYETTGADPKY from the coding sequence ATGAGTACGCAGGAGCAGTCCGCCGCCGCCACGCCCGACCGGCACTCGCCAGACGTCGTCGTGGTCGGGGCCGGGACTGCGGGATGTTACGCCGCAGCGACCGTCGCACGAGAGGGGTACGACGTCGTCATCGTCGAGCGCAAGTCAGAGGAGGAGGCGGGCCACATCGCCTGCGGGGACGCGCTCAAGGGCGCCGACGCCTTCCCCGAGTCGATTCCCAAATCGCAGATCGAACCCGCGTTCACCAACACCGACGTCGACCACGGCCGGTTCGAGATTCCCCAGGAGGACACCGTCCTCGAGATCCCGGTCCCCGGCGAACTGGCGGTCATCGATCGGTGGGAGTACGGCCGGCGCATCATCGAGGGCGCGAAGGACGCCGGCGCCGAGCTGCACTACGACACCGTCGTCCAGAACGTCACCCAGGACGACGGTGGACGAGTAACCGGCGTCGAGGCGATCCACAAGGGGACGCCCCGGACCTACGAGGCTGATATCGTCGTCGACGCGGCCGGCTCGCTGTCGGTGCTCCAGGACAAGGTCGATTTCGCCGGCTCGACGTTCGACACGAACGTCAACTACACCCACTTCTGTTCGGCCTACCGCGAGATCGTTCACGTGGAAGAACCGGTCGAGTGGTCCGACGCGCTGGTGTTCAAGCCGACCGAGCGGGCCGCGGGCTACCTCTGGTACTTCCCGCGGACGGAGACCGAGATCAACGCCGGACTCGGCTTCCAAATGACCGAAGAACCGATGAAGCTCGTCGAGGACTTAAAGCGCGACCTCGAGAGCCGCGCCGAGTTCGACGGTGCCGAAGTCGAGGACAAACTCGGCGCGGCCCTTCCGACCCGCCGGCCCTACGACTCCGCGGTCCACCCCGGTTACATGGCCGTCGGGGACGCCGCCGGCCACGTCAACCCGACCACCGGCGGGGGAATCGCCGGTGCCGCCTACGCCGGCAAGTACGCCGCCGAGCAGGCGATCGAAGCCCTCGAATCGGGCGACGTCAGCGAGGCCACCCTCTGGCGATACAACGAGCGCGTGATGGACCACTTCGGCGCTCGCTACGCCGCGCTCGACATCTACAACATCCTCTCCACCGCGGTCGACGTCGACGATCTGATGGGACTGCTCGCCGCGATGCCCGGCGAGAAACTCGCCGAGGCCCTGTATTCGGGGAGTGCGAGCATCGGTCCGAAGCTCGCCGTCGAATCGCTCATGCAGAGTCGCGGCTACTGGGGGACGATCTGGACGCTGTTCAAGACGAAGCGCCGCGCCGACGAGCTCCTCGACCTCTACGAGAACTACCCCTCCCACCCGGGCGCCCTCGAGAACTGGCAGCGGCGCCGCGACGACCTGATGGAAGCCGTCTACGAGACGACCGGGGCCGATCCGAAGTATTAG
- a CDS encoding NYN domain-containing protein encodes MTEIHPGQRVAVLVDAQNLYHTAQSLHSRNIDYSALLEKAVQDRQLTRAIAYVIRADAPEEESFFDALVDIGFETKIKDIKTFADGSKKADWDVGMSLDAVTLANHVDTIVLCTGDGDFSRLCSHLRHEGVRIEVMAFKSSTAEELIAEAESFLDLGERPETFLL; translated from the coding sequence GTGACCGAGATTCACCCAGGCCAGCGCGTCGCCGTGCTCGTCGACGCCCAAAACCTCTACCATACGGCACAGAGCCTTCACAGCCGCAACATCGACTACTCCGCGCTGCTCGAGAAGGCCGTCCAGGACCGCCAGCTCACGCGTGCGATCGCCTACGTCATCCGGGCGGACGCGCCGGAAGAGGAGAGCTTCTTCGACGCGCTCGTCGACATCGGCTTCGAGACGAAGATCAAGGACATCAAGACGTTCGCCGACGGCTCGAAGAAGGCCGACTGGGACGTCGGCATGAGCCTCGACGCGGTGACGCTCGCCAACCACGTCGATACGATCGTCCTCTGTACCGGCGACGGCGACTTCTCGCGGCTCTGCTCGCACCTTCGCCACGAGGGCGTCCGCATCGAAGTGATGGCGTTCAAATCCTCCACCGCGGAGGAACTGATCGCGGAGGCCGAGTCGTTCCTCGATCTCGGCGAGCGTCCCGAAACGTTCCTGCTCTGA
- a CDS encoding M48 family metallopeptidase, whose product MTDFGLKVRMAIVGSILFAFYMLVGAFGLAVLGPGAWPLVLLGLLVLPVIQYKIGVWSATRRAEPMPEEGQYAAIHRMTESLSRDMGIEKPKLLVMDMGVPNAFATGRKGNGVVVVSTELIRHLQRDELEGVVAHELAHIKNRDVLAMVVGSSIAMMVGWVAYMVYIMSNERGFGSIIVGMVLSNLAQMLVMVFVLAISRYREYVADDDARQAIGSGDPLARALEKISRGAEGRESVVDDSVSALCIFNSNKSVLAQLFATHPPTEKRIQKLRG is encoded by the coding sequence ATGACTGACTTCGGACTGAAAGTGCGGATGGCGATCGTCGGATCGATCCTGTTCGCGTTCTACATGCTCGTCGGCGCGTTCGGGCTGGCGGTGTTGGGTCCCGGAGCGTGGCCGCTGGTTCTGCTCGGCCTGCTCGTCCTCCCCGTGATCCAGTACAAGATCGGGGTCTGGTCCGCGACCAGGCGGGCCGAACCGATGCCCGAGGAGGGTCAGTACGCCGCCATCCACCGGATGACCGAGTCCCTGAGCCGGGACATGGGCATCGAGAAGCCGAAGCTCCTGGTCATGGACATGGGCGTTCCGAACGCCTTCGCGACCGGCCGGAAGGGCAACGGCGTCGTCGTGGTGTCGACGGAACTCATCCGCCACCTCCAGCGGGACGAACTGGAAGGGGTCGTCGCGCACGAACTCGCCCACATCAAGAACCGCGACGTCCTCGCGATGGTCGTCGGCAGTTCGATTGCGATGATGGTCGGCTGGGTCGCGTACATGGTGTACATCATGAGCAACGAGCGCGGCTTCGGCAGCATCATCGTCGGCATGGTCCTCTCGAACCTCGCGCAGATGCTCGTGATGGTGTTCGTGCTCGCCATCTCGCGGTACCGCGAGTACGTCGCCGACGACGACGCACGCCAGGCCATCGGCAGCGGCGACCCGCTCGCGCGCGCCCTCGAAAAGATCTCCAGGGGCGCCGAAGGGCGCGAGTCCGTCGTCGACGATAGCGTGAGCGCCCTTTGCATCTTCAACTCGAACAAGAGTGTCCTGGCGCAGTTGTTCGCGACTCACCCGCCGACCGAAAAGCGAATCCAGAAGCTCCGGGGCTGA
- a CDS encoding PUA domain-containing protein, with protein sequence MTDPADGSAGVDQLRTIADYQFGAGAGEALFPREESLTVKRTTSGRPQQVHCEDGRLVSFGVDGRFTLGLEGGFRLDAALDLPAYRVVVDDESDPFVRDGKNVFAKFVVDAGPEIRPGDEVLVTHERGELLAVGRAELDADSIADFNTGMAVNVREGAPAKGDR encoded by the coding sequence ATGACGGATCCTGCCGACGGGAGCGCGGGGGTAGACCAGCTTCGGACGATCGCGGACTACCAGTTCGGCGCGGGTGCGGGCGAGGCACTGTTTCCGCGCGAGGAGTCGCTGACGGTCAAGCGGACGACTTCGGGGCGGCCCCAACAGGTCCACTGCGAGGACGGGCGACTCGTCTCCTTCGGCGTCGACGGCCGGTTTACCCTCGGGCTCGAGGGCGGTTTTCGACTGGACGCGGCCCTCGACCTCCCGGCGTACCGCGTCGTCGTCGACGACGAGAGCGACCCCTTCGTCCGCGACGGCAAGAACGTCTTCGCGAAGTTCGTCGTCGACGCCGGCCCCGAGATCCGCCCGGGCGACGAGGTACTCGTCACTCACGAGCGCGGTGAGTTGCTCGCCGTCGGCCGCGCGGAACTCGACGCTGACTCGATCGCGGACTTCAACACCGGGATGGCGGTGAACGTGCGCGAGGGCGCGCCCGCGAAGGGCGATCGCTAA
- a CDS encoding transcription factor S has protein sequence MEFCDECGSMMKAEDGRWQCGSCGFSKPKGDAAQYTVTEGQEASEIIESSEETSLPETDAHCPECGNDRAYWYMQQIRSADESETRFFICTNCEYKWREDDN, from the coding sequence ATGGAATTCTGCGACGAATGCGGCTCGATGATGAAAGCGGAGGACGGCCGCTGGCAGTGCGGGAGTTGCGGGTTCAGCAAGCCGAAAGGCGACGCCGCCCAGTACACGGTCACCGAAGGCCAGGAGGCAAGCGAGATAATCGAATCGTCGGAGGAGACGTCGCTGCCGGAAACCGACGCCCACTGCCCCGAGTGTGGCAACGATCGCGCCTACTGGTACATGCAACAGATCCGATCGGCCGACGAGTCCGAGACGCGCTTTTTCATCTGCACCAACTGCGAGTACAAGTGGCGCGAAGACGATAACTGA
- a CDS encoding bis(5'-nucleosyl)-tetraphosphatase: protein MAVEATSAGAILFRDTRGRREYLLLKSRPGDWEFPKGGVEGDEELQQTAIREVKEEAGIDQFRLIDGFREDYDYVFEANGKTIHKTVHLFIAKSYEASAELSNEHRDLQWRDYKQAVNTVTQDGPREILEEAHVFLDDLAEEEEI from the coding sequence ATGGCAGTCGAAGCTACGAGCGCAGGCGCAATCCTCTTCCGCGACACGCGGGGCCGGCGCGAGTATCTTCTACTCAAGAGCCGCCCTGGAGACTGGGAATTCCCCAAGGGCGGTGTCGAAGGAGATGAAGAGCTACAACAGACGGCGATCCGCGAAGTAAAGGAAGAGGCAGGTATCGACCAGTTCCGACTCATCGACGGCTTCCGCGAGGACTACGACTACGTCTTCGAGGCGAACGGCAAGACGATCCACAAGACCGTTCACCTCTTCATCGCGAAATCCTACGAGGCGAGCGCGGAACTCTCGAACGAACACCGCGACCTCCAGTGGCGCGACTACAAGCAGGCGGTCAACACCGTCACCCAGGACGGGCCGCGGGAGATCTTAGAGGAGGCCCACGTGTTCCTCGATGACCTCGCGGAAGAAGAGGAGATCTAA
- a CDS encoding DUF4013 domain-containing protein: MIEDSIRYPVQGSWAKRIGIGGVLAVLSIFLLPAFLLAGYNVRVMRESIAGSDTPPKFDRLGDMFVDGLKAAVIGIAYAIVPTVVWLVAVSGLVRLGSLGGDGAAAVSVIGVLLMVLLMIPLMLLIGYLIPAAMANFAKEDSIGAAFDFGTLKPVYLGGDYVIAVVVAVGVSIALNVVTTILSITIVGLVLVPFLLFYGAMVSSRLYAAGFAKSLDHPSSESVPSAPAVQ, from the coding sequence ATGATCGAAGACAGTATTCGGTATCCGGTGCAGGGGAGCTGGGCGAAGCGGATCGGGATCGGCGGCGTACTAGCCGTCCTCTCGATCTTTCTCCTGCCGGCGTTCCTCCTGGCCGGCTACAACGTTCGCGTGATGAGAGAATCGATCGCGGGGAGCGACACTCCGCCGAAGTTCGATCGGCTGGGAGACATGTTCGTCGACGGGCTCAAGGCGGCTGTCATCGGGATTGCCTACGCGATCGTTCCGACGGTCGTCTGGCTGGTGGCGGTATCAGGCCTCGTCAGACTCGGCAGCCTCGGCGGCGACGGAGCGGCCGCGGTGTCCGTGATCGGCGTCCTCCTCATGGTATTGCTGATGATCCCGCTCATGCTCCTGATCGGCTACCTCATCCCGGCGGCGATGGCGAACTTCGCGAAGGAGGACTCCATCGGCGCGGCGTTCGACTTCGGGACCCTCAAACCGGTGTACCTCGGGGGCGACTACGTGATCGCGGTGGTGGTCGCGGTGGGCGTATCGATCGCGCTCAACGTCGTGACGACGATCCTTAGCATCACGATCGTCGGTCTGGTCCTCGTTCCGTTCCTCTTGTTCTACGGCGCCATGGTTTCGTCCCGGCTGTACGCCGCCGGGTTCGCAAAGTCGCTGGACCATCCGTCGTCCGAGTCCGTCCCGTCGGCGCCCGCCGTACAGTAA
- a CDS encoding 2Fe-2S iron-sulfur cluster-binding protein: MTEYTVEFVGTGETITCSDKETILSRCLEEGIAQEYSCRVGMCLACSAEIVEGEVTQPAARGLTEAEAEAYALTCMARPQSDLKLDRGKYPPSIEGDVDACRSNDAAAADD; encoded by the coding sequence ATGACAGAGTACACCGTCGAATTCGTCGGGACGGGGGAGACCATCACCTGCTCGGACAAGGAGACGATTCTCAGCCGGTGTCTCGAGGAGGGGATCGCCCAGGAGTACTCCTGCCGGGTCGGGATGTGTCTGGCGTGTTCCGCCGAAATCGTCGAGGGCGAGGTCACCCAGCCCGCGGCCCGCGGACTCACGGAGGCGGAAGCCGAGGCGTACGCACTCACCTGCATGGCGCGACCCCAATCCGACCTGAAACTCGATCGCGGGAAGTACCCGCCGAGCATCGAGGGCGACGTCGACGCCTGTCGTTCGAACGACGCGGCCGCTGCGGACGACTGA
- a CDS encoding uS10/mL48 family ribosomal protein has product MTFVTRLTLQSGDRAALDAIVDDIKSTAERKGAALKGPHSHPPEKLSVPQYARLHGDDERQFSSWQYTVFTRVLEIHGHDNLARNIAEQNFPDSVHIEAEVEQIHGAGRGN; this is encoded by the coding sequence ATGACCTTCGTCACCCGCCTTACGCTCCAGAGCGGCGACAGAGCCGCGCTCGACGCGATCGTCGACGACATCAAGTCCACCGCCGAGCGAAAGGGGGCCGCGCTGAAAGGACCGCACTCCCATCCGCCGGAAAAACTGTCGGTACCGCAATACGCCCGGCTCCACGGCGACGACGAACGACAGTTCTCCTCGTGGCAGTACACCGTCTTCACGCGGGTGCTCGAGATTCACGGCCACGACAACCTCGCCCGGAATATCGCGGAGCAGAACTTTCCCGACTCGGTTCACATCGAGGCCGAAGTCGAACAGATCCACGGCGCCGGTCGCGGGAACTAG
- a CDS encoding DUF5797 family protein, whose protein sequence is MTLSEEAKDRLADVVELQPTKNAELQERWEMDSGSEVHQYLENELGDYYFRDDNSLIRATAEAADLVDVEPGIESDPDAEGVPSRIRVPELHAQIVAVLAGHDEESESVVSVLHKLRDEYDVDPDAEDVRSGLQSLRRKGVVEVEYRTVPTFRLAVAREELDVDVST, encoded by the coding sequence ATGACCCTCTCGGAGGAGGCCAAAGATCGGCTGGCGGACGTCGTCGAGCTCCAACCGACGAAGAACGCCGAACTGCAGGAACGGTGGGAGATGGACAGCGGTAGCGAGGTCCACCAGTACCTCGAGAACGAACTCGGCGATTACTACTTCCGAGACGACAACAGCCTGATCCGCGCGACGGCCGAGGCGGCCGACCTCGTCGACGTCGAACCCGGCATCGAGAGCGATCCCGACGCCGAGGGCGTCCCCTCACGCATCCGCGTCCCCGAACTCCACGCGCAGATCGTCGCCGTACTAGCCGGTCACGACGAGGAATCCGAGAGCGTCGTCTCGGTCCTGCACAAACTCCGGGACGAGTACGACGTCGACCCCGACGCCGAGGACGTCCGATCGGGCCTCCAGAGTCTGCGGCGCAAGGGCGTCGTCGAGGTCGAGTACCGGACCGTCCCGACGTTCCGGCTGGCGGTGGCGCGCGAGGAACTCGACGTCGACGTTTCCACCTGA
- a CDS encoding DUF5789 family protein: MASTVKLNEISEQFGELEYPITADAAATEFEDVTLLLADGERNLGALIARSNSSRFESADDLESELHNVLPREAVGEPYQSEGEG, encoded by the coding sequence ATGGCGAGCACAGTCAAACTCAACGAGATCAGCGAGCAATTCGGCGAACTCGAGTACCCGATCACCGCGGACGCGGCTGCGACGGAATTCGAGGACGTTACGCTCCTCCTCGCCGACGGAGAGCGAAACCTGGGAGCGCTGATCGCCCGCAGCAACAGTTCCCGGTTCGAGTCGGCCGACGACCTCGAGTCCGAACTGCACAACGTGTTACCCCGCGAGGCGGTCGGCGAACCGTATCAGTCGGAAGGCGAGGGCTAG